A single genomic interval of Corylus avellana chromosome ca10, CavTom2PMs-1.0 harbors:
- the LOC132162861 gene encoding uncharacterized protein LOC132162861 encodes MIKALMKGQEEEDQEKEDAKKEPPVASTLKEEKFQKKVVKKTVPSFPKIEPRQREDRRFTPLNTRVNEVFMEIKRDPAFRWPSKLRGDPRKRDRTKFCEYHNDHGHLTEDCITLQQEIKTFIRNGRLVRFLAGERNRDAVYQQPLLLDANRDAGGREPRRDRDAGPREDPRPPRDQGVVGEIHTIAGGIANIRQSNSARKAYARKTQAEEVFTVQRPSKVAKKDSVVLSFSEEDARGVMQPHDDPLVVTMTVANHMIHRIVVDNGSSADVLYWPVFKQMGIDRERIKPFSSPLVGFTGEQVQPIGLISLSVTAERRPNKRPSW; translated from the coding sequence ATGATTAAGGCTCTCATGAAAGGTCAGGAGGAAGAAGACCAAGAAAAGGAGGACGCCAAAAAGGAGCCACCTGTAGCATCTACTCTGAAGGAAGAGAAGTTCCAAAAGAAAGTAGTGAAGAAGACTGTTCCATCATTCCCGAAGATAGAACCTCGGCAACGTGAAGATCGAAGGTTCACACCTTTGAATACCAGGGTCAACGAAGTGTTTATGGAGATCAAAAGAGACCCAGCTTTCAGGTGGCCGAGTAAGTTGCGGGGTGATCCGAGGAAGCGAGATCGGACGAAGTTCTGTGAGTACCATAATGATCACGGGCATTTGACGGAAGACTGTATAACCTTGCAACAGGAAATCAAAACTTTCATTAGAAATGGAAGGCTAGTAAGATTCCTAGCCGGAGAAAGGAACCGAGACGCGGTTTACCAACAGCCCCTCTTGTTGGATGCAAACCGAGATGCAGGGGGACGAGAGCCGAGACGTGATCGGGATGCTGGTCCTAGAGAGGATCCGAGACCCCCTCGGGATCAAGGAGTGGTAGGTGAAATTCACACCATCGCTGGGGGAATAGCTAATATAAGACAGTCTAACTCAGCCAGAAAAGCCTACGCCAGGAAAACGCAGGCCGAGGAAGTCTTTACAGTACAAAGACCCTCCAAAGTTGCAAAAAAGGATTCAGTGGTCCTTTCTTTCTCCGAAGAAGATGCTAGGGGCGTAATGCAGCCACATGATGACCCGCTAGTTGTAACAATGACGGTGGCTAATCATATGATCCATCGAATTGTGGTGGACAATGGGAGCTCGGCTGATGTTTTATATTGGCCAGTCTTTAAGCAAATGGGTATTGATCGTGAGAGGATCAAACCGTTTAGCTCTCCCCTAGTTGGATTTACAGGAGAGCAAGTCCAGCCGATTGGCCTTATTTCACTCTCTGTAACGGCAGAACGGCGCCCAAACAAAAGACCGTCATGGTAG
- the LOC132163560 gene encoding protein STRICTOSIDINE SYNTHASE-LIKE 3-like — MAMPRAGTFARFIFLLLALYCAVDPFRHSAISDFPDFEAFAVDMPAWSEVPTQRDTQNLLQNSEIKFLNQVQGPESIAFDPLGRGPYTGVADGRIVFWNGQSWEDFAYTSPNRSELCNTKPSPLSYLKNEHICGRPLGLRFDKKTGDLYIADAYFGLLKVGPEGGLAASLTTEAEGVPLRFTNDLDIDDAGNVYFTDSSTKYQRRNFMQLVFSAENSGRVLKYDPTTKETTVLARNIQFPNGLSLSKDGSFFVFCEGSIGRLSKHWLKGDKAGTSEVFAVLHGFPDNVRTNAKGDFWVAIHCRRSLYTYISSFYPQIRKIILKLPIPAKIQFLLHIGGMPHALVVKYSPEGKLLQVLEDSQGKVVKAASEVEERDGKLWIGSVLMPFVAVYSLT, encoded by the exons ATGGCGATGCCACGTGCTGGAACCTTCGCCCGGttcatcttcctcctcttgGCCTTGTACTGCGCAGTTGACCCTTTCAGGCACAGCGCAATCTCCGACTTCCCGGACTTCGAAGCCTTCGCGGTGGACATGCCGGCTTGGTCCGAGGTCCCCACCCAGAGGGACACCCAGAACTTGCTCCAGAATTCCGAAATCAAGTTCCTCAACCAAGTGCAGGGCCCCGAGAGCATAGCGTTCGACCCTCTTGGCCGTGGACCCTACACCGGCGTCGCCGATGGGCGGATCGTCTTCTGGAATGGCCAGTCCTGGGAGGATTTCGCTTACACATCGCCTAATAG GTCAGAACTATGTAATACAAAACCATCGCCTTTGAGTTACTTGAAGAATGAGCACATTTGTGGCAGGCCTTTGGGGCTCCGATTTGACAAGAAAACAGGTGATTTATACATTGCAGATGCATACTTTGGACTATTGAAGGTTGGACCAGAAGGTGGTTTGGCAGCATCACTAACAACTGAGGCAGAAGGGGTGCCATTGAGGTTTACCAATGATCTAGACATTGATGATGCAGGGAATGTTTATTTTACAGATAGCAGCACCAAGTACCAGAGGAG GAACTTCATGCAGTTGGTTTTTTCTGCAGAGAATAGTGGGAGGGTTCTGAAATACGATCCAACTACTAAGGAAACCACTGTCCTTGCGAGGAATATCCAATTTCCAAATGGTTTGTCCTTAAGCAAAGATGGTTCCTTCTTCGTCTTTTGTGAAGGATCCATTGGCAG ATTAAGCAAGCATTGGTTGAAAGGTGATAAAGCAGGGACTTCAGAGGTATTTGCAGTCCTACATGGATTTCCTGACAATGTCAGGACCAATGCAAAGGGTGACTTTTGGGTGGCGATCCACTGCCGACGATCCTTGTATACTTATATTTCCTCATTCTACCctcaaattaggaaaattatcCTCAAGCTCCCAATTCCTGCAAAAATTCAGTTCTTGCTTCACATTGGCGGCATGCCCCATGCGCTTGTTGTCAAGTACAGCCCAGAGGGTAAGCTTTTGCAGGTATTGGAGGACAGTCAGGGAAAGGTTGTCAAGGCAGCAAGTGAAGTTGAGGAAAGGGATGGGAAACTGTGGATTGGGAGTGTTTTGATGCCTTTCGTTGCAGTTTACAGCTTGACTTGA